The Candidatus Eisenbacteria bacterium nucleotide sequence TAGCCGGATGGGCTCACGGCCGGTGCCGCAAGAGGGTGAGCGTGTGCGGAAGGAGCTCGGGCCCTCCGACGGCGCCATGTCCCGGAACCACGATTCGGGGGGCGCCGTAGCGTTTCCCCGCACGATCGATCGCGTGCGACCATGCCTGCCGATCCGCATGGGCGGTGTTACCCAGCGTGGTGGCGTCCGCCGGCCGTACGGCACATCCGCCGAACAGCACGTTCTCCGCGGGTACCCACACCATCAGGTTCTCGGGAGAATGCCCCGGCCCCGGATAGAAGATCTCCACCGTCCCGACGGACACGAACGAACCCGCCTTCTCCAGCCCCGGCAAGCTGTCGGAGGGTGGCGGAAGCCCCACCTCGAGAGCGAGCGCCATCGTGCGCGGATGGGCGCGCACGGGGATGCCACGATCCCGGAGCACGTCGGCTCCCGAGATGCGATCGCCGTGCGCGTGGGTGACGAACGCCTGCCGGACCGGGAGCTTGATGTCCCGCTCGATCCGGTCGAGGAGTGCGGACGTGCTGCGCTCTCCCCATGCCGTATCGATGAGCGTCAGGCCATCTCCGTCCCGCACCACGAGACCGTTCGACGAGAAGCGCGATCCATTGGGATACGTGTAGTACGACGTGTGGATCCAGACGCCGGGAGCGAGGGAATCGAGTTCGACCGTCGCGTTCGGCCGCGGCAGCCCGTCCTCCGCGCGCGCGGGGTTGCAGGCGATCAGGAGACCGGAGAGGAGCGCGAGGAGGGCCCGGGGAGCCATGCCCTCACAAGGTAGCCGATGGAAGCGGGAGCCGCACCACCGCTCTCAGCCGGATCGCATCAAGTCCGAGAGGCTCCGGAGGATGCGTGCGGGGGGAGGCGCGAAGTCCGAGGGGAGCCCGCGACCGTTGGCATCGATCCAGAGGCCGGAGATGCCGAGCGCCTGCGGCGCGGCGACGTCCCACTCGAGATTGTCACCCACCATCCAGGTCTCGTCGGGGCGGACTCCCAGCCTCTCGAGCGCCAGCTCGTACACGCGCCGGTCCGGCTTGCCGAAACCCATCTCGCCCTCGATGAGGACGTGTTCGAAGAGAGGCCCCAGCTGATAGCGGTCGATCTTGAGCCGCTGGGCCCGGCCATCTCCGTTCGTGAGGAGCGCGAGCCTGCAACCGCGCTCGCGAAGCCAGTGGACGGTCTCCACCGAGCCTTCGATGGGCTCGAGACCCCGCTCGCGGGCCGCCTGGTAATGGCCCGCGATCGCTTCGGCAAGGTCGGTGCGACCGAGCCCGAGATTCGAGAGTGCCATCGCGACGACATCGCGTCGCGCGTCGGCGAGCCGGAGGCGACCCAGCCGGTGGCGTTCCGGGTCCGCCCAGTACCAGGCGCGCACGCGCTCGATCTCCTCGTAGACCAGGGCGGGATCCGTGCCGGCCAGGAGCGCCCGGTGCGCCAAACACGCTTCTCTCCAGCACGAGGAAACGTACCGGCTGTCGTCGACGATCGTATCGTCGAGATCGAGAAGGACCGCGCGTGGAAGCCGTGGGGCCGGGCCGGCCCAATGCGTCATCCCTCGACCGTCCGACGAGACGACATCACTTCGCCGCGGCCGCCGGCATCGCGCTGGAGTTCCAGATGTCGCGCAGGATGACCCACGACTTCTTCTGCTTCTTCCAAAGGACGATGTACTTCCCGTGGTCGAGCTGCTGGCCATCGGCGCCCTTCATCACATACCGGCCGACCTCGGTGGCGAGATTCCCGGCCGCGTGCACTTCCACGACCTCGAACGCCGCGCTCTTGACGCCTGCCGCCATGACTCCCTGCCAGAACTCCTGAACCTTGGCCTTGCCTTCGACCTCGTCCTGCATCGGAGGGAGAAGCCGCGCCGCATCGTCGTACATCGCCGCGACGCCCGCGGCATCGCCGGCGTTGTACTTGTCCAGCCACTCCTTCGCGCGTGCTTCGATGTCGGACTTGGCATCCGCGAGCGCAACCGAGGGAACCGCAACGACGATCAGCGCGAGCGCTAGAATCCGGTTCGTGAGGGACATCGTTTCCTCCTTGGTGAGTGGGCCAGACCCTGTGGAAGCATCTACTTCGACGGAAGCACTGGCCGCGCCAGACTGAAGACGCTCTCCTTCGTCACTCTCGTGTAGTTCGGGCCGCCGAGCCTCCCAATGGCGTCGATCGAGGAGGAGTCCACACGAAGGCCCGTCAACAGGAGCTCCGCCACGTGGAACAGGAGGATCTCTCCGATCACGTAGTTCGAGTGATACGGTCCTTCCCCGTGCTGAATGATCTGGTGGAGGCGGCACTCCATGGCAATCGGGCACTCCGCCGCGCGCCAGGGCTTCACCCTGACGCTCGGCGCCTTCGTGAAGCCCGCCGCCTCGAACTCGTCGACGTCCGGCGGGTATTCGGCGGAGGCCTGGTTCATCCGCTCGCGCAGGCCGTAGGGGGAGATGTGCACCACGTACTCCCCCGTGGCGCGCACGTTGTGGAGCGTGTCCTTGTCCCGCCCGGCTCCGCTCGTGACCGTGGAGAAGACGAGCGAGGGGGGATTCGCGCCGCCGGCGTTGAAGAACGAGAACGGGGCCAGGTTCGCGACGCCCGCTTCCGACAGTGACGAGACGAAGGCGATCGGACGCGGGACGACACAACCGACCAGGAGCGCGTACACATCGGCCGGAGGTGTGGAGGCGGGATCGATCGTCTGGAGCCTGGGGTGCGGCGCCTCGCTCACGGAACGTCGGACTTCGGGGTCCGCCGGAAGCCGACGCTCACCCCGTCGCGCCCTCGCCCGCGAACTTGCCCGACGGCTCGAGCCACGAATAGGGATACGTCTTGTCGTCGTACGGCATCGCGTCGGTGGTGACGTGGAGGGGGTGGAACGTGTCGAGCATCACGGCCAGCTCCTTCGTCTCCTTGGCGCCGAGCGACGCCTCGGCGGCGCCGGGGTGCGGCCCGTGCGGAATCCCCGACGGGTGGAGCGTGAACGAGCCGACCTCGATCCCGCGCCGGCTCATGAAGTTCCCGTTCACGTAGTAGAGCACCTCGTCGGAGTCCACGTTCGAGTGGTTGTACGGCACGGGAACGGCGTCGGGGTGATAGTCGTACAACCGGGGAACGAACGAGCAGACGACGAAGTTCCGCCCCTCGAAGCACTGATGCGTCGGCGGCGGCATGTGGATCCGCCCCGTGATCGGCTCGAAGTCGCCGATGTTGAAGATGTAGGGATAGAGGAACCCGTCCCATCCGATCACGTCGAGCGGGTGGAAGTCGAACTCGTACGCCGTGATCTGATCCCGGGCCTTGATCCGCACCTCGAACTTCCCCTGTTCCGTGAAGGTTTCCAGACGCTCCGGCTTCCGGATGTCGCGCTCGCTCATCGGCGCGTGCTCGAGGAGCTGCCCGTACTCGTTCCGGTACCGCTTCGGCGTCTCGATCGACGAGACCGACTCGATCACGAGATAGCGCTGAGGATCGGACTCCGGATGGAACAGGTACGTGGTTCCCCGGGGGATCACGACGTAGTCGCCCGGCTTGTAGTGGAGCTCGCCGAAGATCGTCTGGATCCGCCCGGTTCCCTCGTGGATGAAGTACATGTCGTCGCCCTGACCGTTCCGGTAGTAGTACGACATCTTCTGGTCCGGCACGGCGATCGCCATCGACACGTCGCTGTTGTGGAGCAGGATCACGCGCGAGCTGATCGGATCGCCCGGCTTCTTCAGCTCCTTCGTCTTGAAGTGGTGATGGCGAAGGGTCTGCTCGTCGGCGTAGGTGACGCGGCAGTCCTGGATTCGACGGATCTCCCGCGCCTGCGTCGGCATGTTGTGGTGGTAGATCAAGGACGACCGCCCCGAGAATCCGCGCGACCCCATGAGCTGCTCCGTGTAGAGCTTCCCGTCGGGACGGCGGAACTGCGTGTGGCGCTTGTGAGGGACCTTCCCGAGGGTGTGGTACATCGGCATGGCGTCGCTACTCCTCCGAGGGCTTCAAGTCCTCATGCCTCGACGATCTTGTTGGAAAGGGTTCCGAGCCGCTCGATCTCGAGCGTGACCTCGTCTCCGGGCCGGAGCCAGGGATGGACCTCGGGGCCGAGCTCGAGCAGGCATCCGCCGCCCACGGTCCCCGAGCCAATCACGTCTCCCGGAAAAAGATACACGTCCTGGGACGCCCTCGCAATCATCTGCCCGAACGTGAAGTGGAGGTCGCGGGCGTTGCCGCGGGAGAGCGCGCGTCCGTTCACGCGCGCCTCCATCGCGAGGTCGTGCCGCCCGTCGTCGACGCGGCTCGGCTCGAGCTCGTCGAGGGTCACGAGCGCGGGTCCGAGCGACGTCGCGAAATCCTTTCCCTTCGCGGGGCCGAGCCCGACCGCCATCTCCTTCCGCTGCACGTCGCGCGCGCTCCAGTCGTTCAGGATCGTGAGTCCCGCCACCACGGACCGCCAGTGCTCCGCGGGAACGTCGCGCGCTTCCTTCGCGATCACGCACGCGATCTCGAGCTCGTAGTCGAGCGCCTCGGTCCATGCCGGTTTCCGCACCGGAGCGCCGTGCCCCACGAGCGATCCCGGATTCGTGAAATAGAAGACCGGGAACTCGTACCACTCGGGCGGCACCGGAAGCCCTCGCCGCGCGCGCGCGTTCCGCACGTGGGTCTCGAAGGCGTAGAAATCCCGGATCGACGGCGGGCGCGCGACGGGAGGGTGGAGCGTGACCTGATCCAGAACATGCCGGGCGCCGGCGACACGATCACGCGACGCGCCGACCGCCGTTTCGGCGCGGGACACGGTCTCGCGCGCCACGAGGAGTCCGTGGTCCCATTCCTGGAGCAGCGACTCCATCCTCGCGAGGAGCGCGGGGCTCGACTCCGGCACGTCCAGGATGGCGGCGGCCCGGTTGAGCTCGAGCACCGAGCCGTCCAGGATCACGCCGAGCAGGCGCCCGCTCGCGCCACGAGGCGTGAACGAGACGAGCTTCACGACCGGACCGGGTGCGCCGTCGCGAGCGCCGTTACAGGTTCCCCCGAGCTTCCTGCTCCCGCTCGATGGCCTCGAAGAGGGCCTTGAAGTTCCCCTTGCCGAAGCCGCGGCTCCCCTTCCGCTGGATCACCTCGAAGAAGACGGTCGGGCGGTCCACCACGTTCTTGGTGAAGATCTGGAGGAGATAGCCCTCCTCGTCGCGGTCCACCAGGATCCCGAGCTTGTCGAGGTCCGCGATGTTCTCGTCGATCTTCCCGACTCGCTCCGGGAGCATCTCGTAGTACGTGTGCGGCACCTTGAGGAACGGGATCCCCGAGTCGCGCAGCCGGGTCACCGTCTCGATGATGTTCCCGGTCGCGAGCGCGATGTGCTGGACCCCGGGCCCGCGATAGAAGTCGAGGTACTCCTCGATCTGGGACTTCCGCTTCCCCTCCGCGGGCTCGTTGATCGGGAACTTGATCCGGCCCTCGCCCCCCTGCATCAC carries:
- the bla gene encoding subclass B1 metallo-beta-lactamase, which codes for MAPRALLALLSGLLIACNPARAEDGLPRPNATVELDSLAPGVWIHTSYYTYPNGSRFSSNGLVVRDGDGLTLIDTAWGERSTSALLDRIERDIKLPVRQAFVTHAHGDRISGADVLRDRGIPVRAHPRTMALALEVGLPPPSDSLPGLEKAGSFVSVGTVEIFYPGPGHSPENLMVWVPAENVLFGGCAVRPADATTLGNTAHADRQAWSHAIDRAGKRYGAPRIVVPGHGAVGGPELLPHTLTLLRHRP
- a CDS encoding HAD family hydrolase; translation: MTHWAGPAPRLPRAVLLDLDDTIVDDSRYVSSCWREACLAHRALLAGTDPALVYEEIERVRAWYWADPERHRLGRLRLADARRDVVAMALSNLGLGRTDLAEAIAGHYQAARERGLEPIEGSVETVHWLRERGCRLALLTNGDGRAQRLKIDRYQLGPLFEHVLIEGEMGFGKPDRRVYELALERLGVRPDETWMVGDNLEWDVAAPQALGISGLWIDANGRGLPSDFAPPPARILRSLSDLMRSG
- a CDS encoding DUF4440 domain-containing protein; its protein translation is MSLTNRILALALIVVAVPSVALADAKSDIEARAKEWLDKYNAGDAAGVAAMYDDAARLLPPMQDEVEGKAKVQEFWQGVMAAGVKSAAFEVVEVHAAGNLATEVGRYVMKGADGQQLDHGKYIVLWKKQKKSWVILRDIWNSSAMPAAAAK
- a CDS encoding flavin reductase family protein, coding for MSEAPHPRLQTIDPASTPPADVYALLVGCVVPRPIAFVSSLSEAGVANLAPFSFFNAGGANPPSLVFSTVTSGAGRDKDTLHNVRATGEYVVHISPYGLRERMNQASAEYPPDVDEFEAAGFTKAPSVRVKPWRAAECPIAMECRLHQIIQHGEGPYHSNYVIGEILLFHVAELLLTGLRVDSSSIDAIGRLGGPNYTRVTKESVFSLARPVLPSK
- a CDS encoding homogentisate 1,2-dioxygenase produces the protein MPMYHTLGKVPHKRHTQFRRPDGKLYTEQLMGSRGFSGRSSLIYHHNMPTQAREIRRIQDCRVTYADEQTLRHHHFKTKELKKPGDPISSRVILLHNSDVSMAIAVPDQKMSYYYRNGQGDDMYFIHEGTGRIQTIFGELHYKPGDYVVIPRGTTYLFHPESDPQRYLVIESVSSIETPKRYRNEYGQLLEHAPMSERDIRKPERLETFTEQGKFEVRIKARDQITAYEFDFHPLDVIGWDGFLYPYIFNIGDFEPITGRIHMPPPTHQCFEGRNFVVCSFVPRLYDYHPDAVPVPYNHSNVDSDEVLYYVNGNFMSRRGIEVGSFTLHPSGIPHGPHPGAAEASLGAKETKELAVMLDTFHPLHVTTDAMPYDDKTYPYSWLEPSGKFAGEGATG
- a CDS encoding fumarylacetoacetate hydrolase family protein, yielding MKLVSFTPRGASGRLLGVILDGSVLELNRAAAILDVPESSPALLARMESLLQEWDHGLLVARETVSRAETAVGASRDRVAGARHVLDQVTLHPPVARPPSIRDFYAFETHVRNARARRGLPVPPEWYEFPVFYFTNPGSLVGHGAPVRKPAWTEALDYELEIACVIAKEARDVPAEHWRSVVAGLTILNDWSARDVQRKEMAVGLGPAKGKDFATSLGPALVTLDELEPSRVDDGRHDLAMEARVNGRALSRGNARDLHFTFGQMIARASQDVYLFPGDVIGSGTVGGGCLLELGPEVHPWLRPGDEVTLEIERLGTLSNKIVEA